DNA sequence from the Paenibacillus physcomitrellae genome:
CATTTAACGTTTTATGCGTAAAATAGGCTAAGACCTATTTTGATTTGAAGGAGCAAACCCAAGCATGACTTTTAAACAATTTTTCTACATACCTGGCGTTAGGCGGGTCATCGCTCTGATCTTTGTACTGCTCGCTCTGTACATATTCAGAAGTATGCTCAACATCGTTCTGCTGACCTTTATTTTCACCTATTTGATCAACAGACTCCACGGTTTTGTTATGAAGTTTGGAGGCCCTCATTTACGGCTGAGCAGGAAATTGGCTGTCATCGTCATTTATTTGGTATTAGTGGCCTTATTGGCCAGTGGTATTTATAAATATTTGCCTTTGTTCATTAACGAATTGAGTGATTTGGTCAATCAGGTGATTTCCTTTTACAACAAACCCCCTATTGATCTTCCAGATAATGTAGTTGTCAATTATTTGATGGAATCCTTAGAGGATATTGATTTGGCCAGTTATATTTCCGGCGGGTTTAACTTTCTGGTGCATACGTTATCCGATATCGGCAAGCTCAGCCTTCACTTGTTCATTGCTCTTATTCTAAGTTTGTTCTTTATGCTTGAGAAAGAAAAAGTAACGCATTTTACAGCAAATTTCCGGTTAAGCAAAGCTGCTTATATCTTCGAGGAATTGGAATATTTCGGCCGCAAATTTGTGCATTCCTTCGGTAAAGTGATTGAAGTACAGTTTCTGATTGCACTCGTAAATGCCTCATTGTCAACCTTGTTCTTATGGATACTGGGATTCCCCAATTTGCTTGCTTTAGGCATCATGATCCTGCTGCTCGGTTTTGTGCCTGTCATGGGGGTTATCATTTCCCTGATCCCTCTTTGCGCTATTGCTTTCAAAATCGGCGGAGCCGTAAAAATCATTTATGTCTTGATCATGATTGTCGTTCTTCATGCCATTGAGTCTTACGTGCTGAATCCCAAATTCATGTCGAACAAAACGCATTTGCCGATCTTTTATACGTTCATGATCCTGATCGTGTCTGAGCATTTCTACGGCGTATGGGGCCTGATTGTCGGCG
Encoded proteins:
- a CDS encoding AI-2E family transporter; translation: MTFKQFFYIPGVRRVIALIFVLLALYIFRSMLNIVLLTFIFTYLINRLHGFVMKFGGPHLRLSRKLAVIVIYLVLVALLASGIYKYLPLFINELSDLVNQVISFYNKPPIDLPDNVVVNYLMESLEDIDLASYISGGFNFLVHTLSDIGKLSLHLFIALILSLFFMLEKEKVTHFTANFRLSKAAYIFEELEYFGRKFVHSFGKVIEVQFLIALVNASLSTLFLWILGFPNLLALGIMILLLGFVPVMGVIISLIPLCAIAFKIGGAVKIIYVLIMIVVLHAIESYVLNPKFMSNKTHLPIFYTFMILIVSEHFYGVWGLIVGVPVFMFLLDILEVPISASPPPAAAQLKPEETKSTDEPES